The Streptomyces sp. NBC_00659 genomic interval GCGTCGGCGGTGGGCAGGTCGACCCATCCGCCACCGAGGCCCAGCTCGTCGGAAACCTTCCAGAGGTTGTCGATGACGTCCGCGACGTACGCGGTGTCGCTCGAGGCGCTCGCGGCATGCCGCCCGGTGGTGCTGTCGGCGCCGCCGCCGGTCGCGCTCTCCTCGGCATCCCCGCCGCGGTGCCGCCCGGTGCTGGTGCTCGGGGCGTCGGAGGGGCTCGAAGAAGCCTCCTTCTTCCCGGACTTGGCCGATTTGTCACCCTTGCCGGTCGCCGCATCCGAGCTGTCGGAGCTCTGCGAGGCGCTGGGCTCCGCAGTACTGCCGGCGGCATCCGAGGAGTCACCCGAATCGGACGAAGCGGAAGAATTGTCCGAAGGTGACGTACTGGGTGACGTCGCCAGGCCGGACGAAACGTACGAACCGGACTCGTCCTCGTCGTTCGAGGCATCGCCGGCCACGCCCGTGTCGACGCTGACGCCGGCCGCGCCCTTGCTGAGACCCGAGAGCGGCCCGCAGGTCGGCCAGGCCGCGAGGCCCTTGTCGGCGAGCACCTTCTCGGCGACGGCTATCTGCTGCGAGCGGCTGGCCTGGTCGGCCCTCGGGGCGTAGTCGAGGCCGCCGTGCGCCTCCCAGTTCTCCTGGTCGAGCTGAAGGCCGCCGTAGTACCCGTTGCTCTGGTCGGCGCTCCACGCGCCACCGCTCTCACACTGCGCCACCCGGTCCCAGGTGTTCCCGTCGGCCGCGCTCGCGCTCGCCGCGGCGAGCAGCGGGATGACGATCGCCGATCCGGTCACCCCTGCGGCGACCATGAGTGCCGGGGCCTGACGAGGGCGACGGTGACGGCCGTTCCCGGAGAGCATACGAAAGCCTTTCGAGTGACAGCAGGGAGTACCGCGGCCCCCTGTGAACCAAGAAGCGCAGGCGCCGCGTTGATGGGTGAAGGTAGTCGCACTCGAACGCTGGTTACAAGTCGATGCAGTACAGATCACGCGAAGATCACAGATTTGATGGAGCATCATGTTCCGCTAGCCGCAGGGGTGCTCTTTCCGGTATGCGGAAGAACCCCTTCGGCGGGGATGCCGAAGGGTCACCGATGGGCCGGTCCAGGCCTATTTGACCGGGGTGAACTCCACAGGAAGCGTGCGCAATCCACGCATAATGAGACCTCCACGCCAGCGCAAATCGGCCGATTCTCCGGCGAGTTGGATGTCGGGCAGGCGGCCGAGGAGCGTACCGAGCGCGATCTGCCCCTCCAGCCGGGCGAGCGGCGCGCCCAGGCAGTAGTGGATGCCGTGGCCGTAGCCCAAGTGCTGAAGGTCACGTCGCGCGAGATCGAGCGTGTCCGGCTGTTCGAAACGTTCGGGGTCGCGGTCCGCGGCCGCGAGCACCACGAGCACGGGGTCGCCGGCCGCGATGTCCTGCCCGCCGATCCGCACGGCCTCGGTCGCGAACCGCCAGGTGGCCAGTTCCACGGGCCCGTCGTAGCGCAGGAGTTCCTCGACACCCGTCTCGAGCAGCCCGCTCTCCCCGGCCGCGAGGGAGGCCTGGAGACGCGCCCGCTGCCCGGGGTGGGTGAGCAGGGCGTGCATCCCGTTCCCGATGAGATTGACCGTGGTCTCGAAGCCGGCGAAGAGCAGGATGAAGGCCATGGCGGCGGCCTCGTTCTCGGTGAGGTGCTCGCCGTGGTCGGAGGCGCGGATGAGCCCGGAGATGAGGTCCTCGCCCGGTGCGGGCTCCGCGGTCAGCGCCTCGCGCTTGCGGTGGATGAGCTCGGCGAGATACCCGCGCATCTTCTTCACGGACCGGGCGACCCCGCCTCTGGGCCCGCCGCCGTGCCGGATCATCATGCCCGCCCAGTCACGGAAGTCGTCCTGGTCCTCGCGCGGGACGCCGAGCAGGTCGCAGATGGCGTAGATGGGGAGCGGGAAGGCGAACTCGTGGATGAGGTCCGCGGAACCCCTGGCCGCGAACCCGGCGATGAGCTGGTCCGTCAGCTCCTGCACCCGTGGGGCGAATTCGGCCACGCGCCGCGGCGTGAACGCCTTGCTGACGAGCCGCCGCAGCCGGGTGTGGTCCGGCGGGTCGATGTTCAGCAGATGCGTCATGAGCTCGGCCTTGCGCTCCCCGGGAATCCCGGTCCGGCCCTTCGCGTGCGCGGGCTCGTCGTGATGCGCGGGATTCTTGGACAGCCGCTGGTCGGCGAGGGTCTGCTTGGCGTCGGCGTACCGCGTGACGAGCCAGGCCTCCACCCCGCTGGGCAGCCGCGTGCGGTGCACGGGCGCGTTCTCCCTGAGCCAGGCGTACGCCGGGTAGGGGTCGGTGGCGAACTCCCAGGTGAAGAGTTCGGGGGCGGCGCTGGCGGAGGCTTCGTACTCGGTCACTCCTCGACCGTATCCGCAGGGGGCGTCGTCCCCCCGGCCGCCCGGCGATCGGGCGCCACCCCTCGCGCGCGGCGGCGGCCTGAGCGTCTCCCGCCCGGTTCGCCCCGGACCGTCCGGACATGGCCGGCTGTTTGACCTCGCCGCCCGGCGCGTTCCTACTTTCCTGCCGTGGACCCCGAAATACTCAGATCCAGCTTCGCGGTCGTGGAACGACGGGCCGAGTTCGCGGTCAAGTACTTCTACTCGCACCTCTTCCGCCACAACCCGGAGCTCCGCGCGCTGTTCCCGGCGGATCTCGCCCGGGACATGGAACGGCAGCGGGACCGGCTCTTCGCGGCGCTCACCTTCGTCATGGACAGGCTGGAGGATCCGGACCTGCCCCGTTACTTACGGAGTCTGGGCCGCGACCACCGCAAGTACCTGACCCGGCCCGGGCACTACGCGGCCGTGGGGGAGAGTCTGATCGCCGCGTTCGCGGTCGTCGCGGGCTCGGCCTGGAGCGCCGAGACCGAGAAGGCGTGGACCGCCGCGTACGGGGTGATCGCCCGGTGCATGCTGGAGGGCGCCGGGGAGGCCCGGCACCATGGCGAGCCGCTCTGGTGGGACGCCGAGGTCGTCTCCCGCACCCGGCACGGCGACGGCCTCGCCGTCCTCACCCTGCTGCCACGGCAACGGCTCACCTATTCCCCCGGTCAGTACGTCAGTGTCTGCGTGCCCCATCTGCCTCGTGTCTGGCGGCCCTACTCCCTCGCCAACGCGCCGCGCGCCGACCGCACCGTCGACCTGCACGTCAGCCGCGTCGAGGGCGGCATGCTCTCCACCGCCCTCGTCCGGCGGACCCGGGTGGGCGACGTACTGCGGCTGGGCCCGCCCGGCGGCGGCCTCACCCTGCGGACGCCCGCCGACCGGCCCCTCACCCTCATCGCGGCCGGCACGGGCTGGGCACCGGTGAAGGCCCTGCTGGAACAGCTCGACCCCGCCCACGAGGCCCGTCTGTTCCTCGTGGCCCGCGACATCGCGCACCTCTACGACCGGCCAGCCGTCGAACGCCTGCGGGCCGCGCTCCCCCGGCTCGCCGTCACCTACATCACCCCCGCGCCCGGCCGCCCCAAGGTCCAGGCGACCGAACGGCTGCTCACCGCGCTGGGCAACCGGGCCGGCTGGACCCGGCACGACGTCTATGTCGCCGGTCCGCCCGATCTCGTCGAAGAGACCGGCGACGCGCTCTCCGCTCTCGGAGCACCGGCCGACCGGGTCTTCCACGACCCGCTGCCGCCGACCGGGGAGAGCCGTCCCCGCCCGGTGGGCGCGGCCCAGTGGCTTCTCGACCGCCCCCCTCCGGCCTGGCACAACCCGGCGGGCCGCACCCCCGGACCGTGACCGGGAAAGAGGGACCTCACCCCGGACCGTGACCCGGAACGACCGACCTCACCCCGCGCCTCCCCCGGACCGACGGGCCTCACCCCGGGCCTCCCCCGGACCGACCGGGGCCCGGTCAGCCCGCCCCTCCCTTTTCCTCCGCCCCGAGGATCGCGTCCCGGTACGTCCGCGCCGCCGCCCGCAGCGCCGCCTCGGGGTCGACGCCCTCGGCCTCGGCACGGACGGCCATCGCCAGCAGTTCGTATCCCACGCCCTCGCCCGCGGGCAGCGGAACGTCGAGTCCCGCCGTACGCGCCCGGGACGACAGCTTGGCCGACAGGGCCAGACCCGGCTGGCCGAGCGGGACACCCTCGGTGACGGAGGTGCGCCGCTTCTCCTCGGCCTTGGTGCGCAGCCAGTGCTCCTTGACCTCCTCGGGCGTCGTGGCCGTCTCGTCGCCGAAGACATGCGGGTGCCGGTGGATCAGCTTGGCGACGATCCCGCCGGCCACGTCGTCGATCGAGAACGGAGCCTCCATGTCGTCCTCGGCGATCCGGGAGTGGAACACGACCTGGAGCAGGACGTCGCCGAGCTCCTCCCTCAGCTCGTCCCGGTCGCCCTCCTCGATGGCCTCGACGAGCTCGTACGACTCCTCCAGGCCGTACTTCGCCAGGCCCTCGTGCGTCTGCCGGGACGACCAGGGGCACTCGGCGCGGATGCGGTCCATCACCTGGACGAGGTCGAGCAGACGCGCGCCCGGCAGGTCGTACGAGGCGGGCAGCAGTTCCAGGTCCGGCATCCGTATGCGGCCGGAGCCCGCCAGGCGGGCCAGACCGTCGGTGAGCCGGGGTTCGCCCTCGCCGGTGGCGACGACGACCACCGAGCGGCCGCTGGCACACGCGTCGACCAGCTCCTGCGCGGTCGGTGACTCCTCGTCGACCCCGATGCCCGCCTCGCGCAGATACGGGACCTGCGGGTGCGCGCCGTCCGAGCACAGCACCCGGTCCGCGCCGTGCAGCGCCTGCCAGGCCGGCCAGGACAGCAGGCCGGGCGCCACGCGGTGGCTGGTGGTGAGCATGACGATGCGGCCGGGGTCGGCGGCGCCCCTGCCGTCGGCGGTCACATCGGCCGCGGTCCGCTCGCCGCCCTGAGCGGTCCCCGTCGGTTCACTGATTGCGTTCACCCCTCGAACGTAACCCACGCCGCCGACACCCCCGGAGTTGTCCACAGGCCCCGGGGACACAGGTGTCCACAGGCCCCGGCGACACGGCCGATCCGCGGATCCGCCGCCGGCCCGCCGCCGATCAGCTGACGCCCCGCCGCCCCGCGGCGACGGGTTACGCGGGCTGCGGGGTCACCGCCGTGGAGACCTCACGCACCCACGGCGTCTTCGCGTCGACCCGGCTGCTCTTCTGGACGTCCCAGGTGCCGTAGCGCGGGTTCAGGTCGACATGGAGCTGCTTCGAGGCGGTGGACATCGCCTTCCAGAAGGCGGCCTTGCCGTCGGTGGTGTTCATGTCGACGCCGAGTGCGGCGGCGAGCTTGCGGGCCTCGATCTCGGTGCGCAGGCTGTCGTCGAGGCGCTTGGGCGCCACGCCGTAGTTCGACAGCCAGGCCGTCTCCAGCGCCTTCGAGCCGCCCGCCTGCTGTTCGAGCGCCGACCGCATCTGCTGCGAGTCCTTGCGGGTGACTTCCACGCCGGCGTTCTTGGCCGCCCGGTCCAGCACCCGGTCCAGGACCATGCTGTGCAGGGTGTCGCGGGTGAGGGTGCCGGTGCTCGCGACGACCTGCGCGTACTGGGCGTCGTCCTTGCTGGCGGCCCGCTGCGCCGAGCGCACCTCGTCGACCCGGCCCTCCAACTGCGCGACGGTGATCCGGCTGTCTCCGACGACGGCCGCCGCGCCGGGATGGGCATCGCTGCCGCACCCGGTGAGCAGAGGGGCCGCGGCGATGATCGCGGCGGAGAGGACGAGCGCGGTGCGACGGCGGCGGTGCAAGGAAGCCTCCCGAGGAGATTGTGCGACGGTGCACAAAGTCTTGCGGTGATCGATGGTAGGCAGTGGCCCGCCTCTCGGCCAGCCATTCGACCAACGATTCACGACGACTTCAGGCACCGCCGACGGTTCCCGGCCTCGCGGAACGGCCACGGTCCGCCCGTACGAGTGACCAGGGCCGGCCGGTGATCCGACCGGCCGCCCGTGTCCGTCCTCTCCCGCGGGCCGTCCGCGCGTCAGCCGGTGATGGCGACCGGCGCGTCCCAGGCGTCGCGGTCCACGGTGATCGTGACGCCGCCGATGGTCTCCTTGCTGTTGACCATGTACTGGTGGGCGCGGCTGTGGCCGGTGAACTGGGTGGCACCCCACGGCCAGTCAGTGGTCGTGGTGTTCTTCTGGTCCCACAGCGCGTACCAGAGGTTGCCCGGCAGGTCCGTCTTGTCGGTCGCGGTCGCGACGGCCTTGGCGCTGGAGCTGGTGAAGCCGTAGTACCCGGAGCGGTACGTCTTGGCGCGCAGGACCTTGTCGAAGGCGCGCACGTACGTCAGCACGGCGTCGTTGCACGCCTTGTTCGTGATGTCGTACGACTCCATGTCCAGGTAGACCGGGCTGCCGGCCTTCATCCCCAGGGCGGAGGCCTTGGCGACCGCGTCCGCTCCGTCGGCCGCGCCGAGCGAGGCCGCGGTCGCGGTGGTGATCTTCTCGGGGCTGCTCCCGGTCTGGCAGGACGGCTGTGCGCCGACGTACAGCGGGATGAGCTTCCAGCCCAGCGTGCTGACCGACTTGACCCAGGACGCGGTGAGGTTGGGCTGGGCGCATCCGCGGTTCTTGCCGCCGATGTACACGGCGGCGGCTCCGTAGAAGCCAGTGTGCCAGGCCTTCATCGCGGTGAGCGAGGGCGCCGCGCAGGTGTCGAAGGCGCGGCCTGTGTAGGTCTTCTGGGCGGGCCAGGTCGTGGCGGCCATGGAGGTCTGCGCGGCGATACCGGCGCCGGCGACGACGGCGACCCCGGCCACCCCCCAGGTGATGTACCGGCGCTTCCTCGACTGACGATGGTCGGACATGTGAACCCACCCCTGGTTGTGCCGGTGGTACCGGCCGGTTGTGCGATGACAGCGCACGCGGCGCACAGACGGCGCGCGCGGCACGAAACAGGCGCAACCCAACCAGCCACGCATGCCCGTTCGGGAAAGAAAGCCCCTACGGAGTCACAAGATCCTCTCAGCGCACGGTAAAAACCGGGACCGGTCCTAGCCGCGCACCTGACCCAGCCACTGCAGGGTCCGCCGGATCTCGGCCGCGAGCGGGTGTCCGGGGCCGTGCAGCCGCTCCACGTCGTGCAGCAGCCGGGCCAGTGTGTCGTGGGCGGCGGCGCGGTCGCCGAGCGCCAGCAGCAGGTGACCGATGCGGCGGCGGACGTCGAAGGCGAGTTCCGGGTCGTCGGCCGCGTACCGGTTCTCGTAGTACGGCAGCAGCGCGCGGTACTCGGCGAGCGCCGTCGCCGGGTCGCCCAACTGCTCCAGGCACTGGGCGGCTTCGTAGCGGTAGCGCAGGGACTGGGGGTCGGCCTGGCCGGACTCGGCGGCGCGTTCGTCGGCGAGGCGGCGCAGTTCGGGCAGCGCGCGCCGGTACTGGCCGTCGTCCATGAGCGTGGCCGCGTACTGCTTGCGCAGGGTGCGTACGACCGGGGAGTGCTCGCCGTGCTGCTGTGCTGCGGTGGGCAGGATCGCGCCGAGGACGTCGACGGCCTGGGTGATGCGGCCCTCGCCCAGAAGGCGCTTCACCTCGTCGACGGCGCCGGCGACATCGGTCTTCCCGGCGGCCCGCGCCACGGGGGCGGGCCGGGGTGCGGGCGTGCGCGCGCGGTCCGGCCAGGGGGCGTGCGGGCGCAGGAAGGGGCGGGTGGGGTCGAGCGGCGCCCCGGTGGGCGTTCCACGCGCGGGCAGGAGCGGCACCAGGTGCTCGTACACCTCCTGTGCGGAGGCGGGCCGGTGCTGCGGGTCCTTCGCGAGCAGGCGCAGGACCAGGTTCTCCAGCGC includes:
- a CDS encoding cytochrome P450 family protein — encoded protein: MTEYEASASAAPELFTWEFATDPYPAYAWLRENAPVHRTRLPSGVEAWLVTRYADAKQTLADQRLSKNPAHHDEPAHAKGRTGIPGERKAELMTHLLNIDPPDHTRLRRLVSKAFTPRRVAEFAPRVQELTDQLIAGFAARGSADLIHEFAFPLPIYAICDLLGVPREDQDDFRDWAGMMIRHGGGPRGGVARSVKKMRGYLAELIHRKREALTAEPAPGEDLISGLIRASDHGEHLTENEAAAMAFILLFAGFETTVNLIGNGMHALLTHPGQRARLQASLAAGESGLLETGVEELLRYDGPVELATWRFATEAVRIGGQDIAAGDPVLVVLAAADRDPERFEQPDTLDLARRDLQHLGYGHGIHYCLGAPLARLEGQIALGTLLGRLPDIQLAGESADLRWRGGLIMRGLRTLPVEFTPVK
- a CDS encoding nucleoside triphosphate pyrophosphohydrolase; the encoded protein is MTADGRGAADPGRIVMLTTSHRVAPGLLSWPAWQALHGADRVLCSDGAHPQVPYLREAGIGVDEESPTAQELVDACASGRSVVVVATGEGEPRLTDGLARLAGSGRIRMPDLELLPASYDLPGARLLDLVQVMDRIRAECPWSSRQTHEGLAKYGLEESYELVEAIEEGDRDELREELGDVLLQVVFHSRIAEDDMEAPFSIDDVAGGIVAKLIHRHPHVFGDETATTPEEVKEHWLRTKAEEKRRTSVTEGVPLGQPGLALSAKLSSRARTAGLDVPLPAGEGVGYELLAMAVRAEAEGVDPEAALRAAARTYRDAILGAEEKGGAG
- a CDS encoding SurA N-terminal domain-containing protein: MHRRRRTALVLSAAIIAAAPLLTGCGSDAHPGAAAVVGDSRITVAQLEGRVDEVRSAQRAASKDDAQYAQVVASTGTLTRDTLHSMVLDRVLDRAAKNAGVEVTRKDSQQMRSALEQQAGGSKALETAWLSNYGVAPKRLDDSLRTEIEARKLAAALGVDMNTTDGKAAFWKAMSTASKQLHVDLNPRYGTWDVQKSSRVDAKTPWVREVSTAVTPQPA
- a CDS encoding globin domain-containing protein, with the translated sequence MDPEILRSSFAVVERRAEFAVKYFYSHLFRHNPELRALFPADLARDMERQRDRLFAALTFVMDRLEDPDLPRYLRSLGRDHRKYLTRPGHYAAVGESLIAAFAVVAGSAWSAETEKAWTAAYGVIARCMLEGAGEARHHGEPLWWDAEVVSRTRHGDGLAVLTLLPRQRLTYSPGQYVSVCVPHLPRVWRPYSLANAPRADRTVDLHVSRVEGGMLSTALVRRTRVGDVLRLGPPGGGLTLRTPADRPLTLIAAGTGWAPVKALLEQLDPAHEARLFLVARDIAHLYDRPAVERLRAALPRLAVTYITPAPGRPKVQATERLLTALGNRAGWTRHDVYVAGPPDLVEETGDALSALGAPADRVFHDPLPPTGESRPRPVGAAQWLLDRPPPAWHNPAGRTPGP
- a CDS encoding glycoside hydrolase domain-containing protein, producing MSDHRQSRKRRYITWGVAGVAVVAGAGIAAQTSMAATTWPAQKTYTGRAFDTCAAPSLTAMKAWHTGFYGAAAVYIGGKNRGCAQPNLTASWVKSVSTLGWKLIPLYVGAQPSCQTGSSPEKITTATAASLGAADGADAVAKASALGMKAGSPVYLDMESYDITNKACNDAVLTYVRAFDKVLRAKTYRSGYYGFTSSSAKAVATATDKTDLPGNLWYALWDQKNTTTTDWPWGATQFTGHSRAHQYMVNSKETIGGVTITVDRDAWDAPVAITG
- a CDS encoding transglycosylase family protein, whose protein sequence is MVAAGVTGSAIVIPLLAAASASAADGNTWDRVAQCESGGAWSADQSNGYYGGLQLDQENWEAHGGLDYAPRADQASRSQQIAVAEKVLADKGLAAWPTCGPLSGLSKGAAGVSVDTGVAGDASNDEDESGSYVSSGLATSPSTSPSDNSSASSDSGDSSDAAGSTAEPSASQSSDSSDAATGKGDKSAKSGKKEASSSPSDAPSTSTGRHRGGDAEESATGGGADSTTGRHAASASSDTAYVADVIDNLWKVSDELGLGGGWVDLPTADAVATDSAPGLVAPGQSIADTAETAQK
- a CDS encoding serine/threonine-protein kinase, which codes for MATLIGQGGMGQVWTAYDQRLDRRVAVKLLRPDKVVGQEADELRRRFARECRVTAQVDHPGLVTVHDAGSEGEELFLVMQYVDGADLSDHLAEHDPYPWQWAVAVAAQLCAVLSAVHSVPIVHRDLKPRNVMVKQDGTVTVLDLGVASVMDTDTTRLTHTGSPIGSPAYMAPEQAMGGAVGPYTDLYALGVLMHELLSGDVPFTGSTALGVLHRHLYEPPLPVRRLRPEIPEALENLVLRLLAKDPQHRPASAQEVYEHLVPLLPARGTPTGAPLDPTRPFLRPHAPWPDRARTPAPRPAPVARAAGKTDVAGAVDEVKRLLGEGRITQAVDVLGAILPTAAQQHGEHSPVVRTLRKQYAATLMDDGQYRRALPELRRLADERAAESGQADPQSLRYRYEAAQCLEQLGDPATALAEYRALLPYYENRYAADDPELAFDVRRRIGHLLLALGDRAAAHDTLARLLHDVERLHGPGHPLAAEIRRTLQWLGQVRG